The following proteins come from a genomic window of Pyxidicoccus sp. MSG2:
- a CDS encoding GC-type dockerin domain-anchored protein: MRLIPLWAGAIPLFAAASAQAQFITPTEGTRSVSATVIAKDEGITNVNESDSRQTSGFAAFNESLVLKASDFPQYDDTHSHADANGSGTETSSITGSSISAEVSASANGTTQSALSRGYATGNADFYLTFQLNRYARYTVAGDATADTTANVYGGSTALVHIASLTTGVPVLSIDIGNTDADSVRRKGWLFPGPFTLQGDVSALVDAKAGTAGTASSWWKMDIRFFCPSDYDTNGTVNLADRDAFLNAWNAGSLDADADGNGVVNSTDRTTFLLAYGAGC, from the coding sequence ATGCGTCTCATCCCCCTGTGGGCTGGTGCCATCCCCCTCTTCGCGGCCGCGTCCGCGCAGGCCCAGTTCATCACCCCGACGGAGGGCACCCGCTCGGTGTCCGCCACGGTCATCGCCAAGGATGAAGGCATCACCAACGTCAACGAGTCGGACTCTCGCCAGACGAGTGGCTTCGCGGCCTTCAACGAGAGCCTGGTGCTGAAGGCCAGCGACTTCCCGCAGTACGACGACACGCACAGCCACGCGGACGCGAATGGCTCGGGCACGGAGACGTCGAGCATCACCGGGTCGAGCATCAGCGCGGAGGTGTCGGCCAGCGCGAATGGCACCACGCAGTCCGCCCTGTCTCGCGGGTATGCGACGGGCAACGCGGACTTCTATCTGACGTTCCAGCTCAACCGCTACGCCCGCTACACCGTGGCCGGCGACGCGACCGCCGACACCACCGCGAACGTGTACGGGGGCTCCACGGCGCTCGTGCACATCGCGAGCCTCACCACCGGCGTGCCGGTGCTCTCCATCGACATCGGCAACACGGACGCGGACTCGGTGCGCCGCAAGGGCTGGCTGTTCCCGGGGCCCTTCACGCTGCAGGGTGACGTGTCCGCGCTGGTGGACGCGAAGGCGGGCACCGCCGGCACGGCGAGCTCGTGGTGGAAGATGGACATCCGGTTCTTCTGCCCGTCCGACTACGACACCAACGGCACCGTGAACCTCGCGGACCGGGATGCGTTCCTCAACGCGTGGAACGCGGGCAGCCTGGACGCGGACGCGGATGGCAATGGCGTGGTGAACAGCACGGACCGCACCACGTTCCTGCTGGCGTACGGCGCGGGCTGCTGA
- a CDS encoding CoA transferase subunit A: MKTARWCSLEEAVASIPDGASLATGGFMLGRAPMALVMELIAQGKRRLGLISLPNPLPAELLVAGGCLERVELAFGALSLEGRVRPMPCLKRAIEAGTLSWREHDGYRVVQRLRAASMGIPFIPAPDADVSGLAQAEPPRKVVDPFTGQSVTVEPAFYPDVALIHARAADERGNLYMEDPTTDLLVAGAARRVIATVEERVARLPRVTVPGFQVDRIVLSPGGALPTGCVGLYPHDDAMLSRYLALAETGREAEFLEPLMARRAA; the protein is encoded by the coding sequence GTGAAGACGGCCCGTTGGTGCTCACTCGAGGAGGCCGTGGCCTCCATCCCGGATGGCGCATCACTCGCCACCGGGGGCTTCATGCTCGGCCGCGCGCCCATGGCGCTCGTCATGGAGCTCATCGCCCAGGGCAAGCGGAGGCTGGGCCTCATCTCGCTGCCCAACCCGCTGCCGGCGGAGCTCCTCGTCGCGGGTGGCTGCCTGGAGCGCGTGGAGCTGGCCTTCGGCGCGCTGAGCCTGGAGGGCCGTGTGCGGCCCATGCCCTGCCTCAAGCGGGCGATTGAAGCGGGCACCCTCTCCTGGCGCGAGCATGACGGCTACCGCGTCGTCCAGCGGCTGCGCGCCGCGTCCATGGGGATTCCCTTCATCCCCGCGCCGGACGCGGACGTGTCCGGCCTGGCGCAGGCGGAGCCTCCGCGGAAGGTGGTGGACCCCTTCACGGGACAGAGCGTGACGGTGGAGCCGGCCTTCTACCCGGACGTGGCGCTGATCCACGCGCGCGCCGCGGACGAGCGCGGCAACCTCTACATGGAGGACCCGACGACGGACCTGCTGGTGGCGGGCGCGGCGCGGCGGGTGATTGCCACGGTGGAGGAGCGCGTGGCGCGCCTGCCCCGCGTCACCGTGCCGGGCTTCCAGGTGGACCGGATCGTCCTGTCCCCTGGCGGCGCGCTGCCCACGGGCTGCGTGGGCCTGTACCCGCACGACGACGCGATGCTGAGCCGCTACCTCGCGCTGGCCGAGACGGGACGCGAGGCGGAGTTCCTGGAGCCGCTGATGGCTCGGAGGGCGGCATGA
- a CDS encoding alcohol dehydrogenase catalytic domain-containing protein: MKAVVLRSFGEAGNLKMETVPVPRPGRGEVLLKVHACGVCYHDVINRRGNLPRTSVPAILGHEAAGEVVEVGPDTPNWKTGDRAATLQRLSCGECALCKSGRNSLCKNDNRFFGEELPGGYAQFMVAPVAGLGRVPASLPWAEAATVCCTTGTAVHTVRTRAKVRAGETVLITGASGGVGLSSVQLAKLDGARVIAVTSGEAKVQALKDAGADEVILARGLDFAADVRKRTKGAGVDVAVEIVGSATFDQTLKSMAPGGRVVVVGNLESGLVQLNPGLVIVKELEILGAYATNQQELDEALRLTATGGVRQYVTDKVPLAEAARAHFRLENREVAGRLVLVPPEA; the protein is encoded by the coding sequence ATGAAGGCCGTCGTTCTGCGCAGCTTTGGTGAGGCAGGGAATCTGAAGATGGAGACCGTCCCCGTGCCCCGTCCCGGGCGCGGAGAGGTGCTCCTGAAGGTCCACGCGTGCGGCGTCTGCTACCACGACGTCATCAACCGCCGGGGCAACCTGCCGCGCACCAGCGTGCCCGCCATCCTCGGCCACGAGGCGGCCGGCGAGGTGGTGGAGGTGGGCCCGGACACGCCGAACTGGAAGACGGGAGACCGCGCCGCCACGCTGCAGCGGCTGTCCTGCGGCGAGTGCGCGCTGTGCAAGAGCGGCCGCAACAGCCTGTGCAAGAACGACAACCGCTTCTTCGGCGAGGAGCTGCCGGGCGGCTACGCGCAGTTCATGGTGGCGCCCGTCGCCGGACTGGGCCGGGTCCCGGCGTCCCTGCCCTGGGCCGAGGCCGCCACGGTGTGCTGCACCACGGGCACGGCGGTGCACACGGTGCGCACGCGGGCGAAGGTCCGCGCGGGCGAGACGGTGCTGATTACCGGCGCCAGCGGCGGCGTGGGCCTGTCCTCGGTGCAGCTCGCGAAGCTGGACGGGGCGCGCGTCATCGCGGTGACGTCCGGCGAAGCAAAGGTGCAGGCGCTGAAGGACGCGGGCGCGGACGAGGTCATCCTCGCGCGCGGGCTGGACTTCGCGGCGGACGTGCGCAAGCGCACCAAGGGCGCGGGCGTGGACGTTGCGGTGGAAATCGTGGGCAGCGCCACCTTCGACCAGACGCTCAAGTCCATGGCGCCCGGCGGCCGCGTGGTGGTGGTGGGCAACCTGGAGTCGGGGCTGGTGCAGCTCAACCCGGGGCTCGTCATCGTCAAGGAGCTGGAGATTCTCGGCGCGTACGCCACCAACCAGCAGGAGCTGGACGAGGCGCTGCGGCTGACCGCCACGGGCGGCGTGCGCCAGTACGTCACGGACAAGGTGCCGCTGGCGGAGGCGGCGCGGGCGCACTTCCGGTTGGAGAACCGCGAGGTGGCGGGCCGGCTGGTGCTGGTGCCGCCCGAGGCGTGA
- a CDS encoding two-component system sensor histidine kinase NtrB yields MRYALLPILLLCAALTSVGMGVLTLLESNRAALARQFAVDRQAQLDEATRGVSETLEDVGEDLRFAGELLSQPGSDAEHRRELRALLEAVGQYKVIVAYDAEGRERLRLLDRRTGKQVSRGAILPQMAEAARRALQRPPGDITTSPPLGEGQGWLRVMATALPVAKGRPAGAVAVLVDTETFFTPLRIVTSDPEARLLLVGAHDQPTSASDAKLADWYRRLDAEGMLVPGFASMAARMKEGERGTLPLGEDEAERLGLGRAEAVAVFTPIRLRGGNNWAAATLVSTAALRSHEQGLVWRLAGAALLVALFLVTFAVYVVLAQRRAAALRESRRHADQLAHLHDKTQKILDHIPAGVLALTEDGRISAVNQVLRARMPERAVGAPLAAAFPQAPEAVVSRLRALAEAAATEARPHSLLGEPLALFGDEGRFNLHAVPLEARDPDVRTLLVVEDLSNVRALETQLLRAEKLATVGVLAAGIAHEIGTPLGVVRGRAEYVLGKLGSGHPQGPGIAVIIEQIDRVSRTLRQLLDFSRLQPTAVRPVSLGPIVRDVHELLRVEAERRKVSLELDVPDALPTLAADPDQLQQVLVNLALNACDACGPGGRVRLAASGPDGSAAGTWGLVSLTVRDDGCGIPRESLNQVFDPFFTTKKRGQGTGLGLTMVAHVVRNHGGRIELESEPGQGTCVTVLWPATPSAVEERHAS; encoded by the coding sequence ATGCGGTACGCCCTGCTCCCCATCCTGCTCCTGTGCGCCGCGCTCACCAGCGTGGGCATGGGGGTGCTCACGCTGCTGGAGAGCAACCGCGCGGCGCTGGCGCGGCAGTTCGCGGTGGACCGGCAGGCCCAGCTCGACGAGGCCACGCGGGGCGTTTCGGAGACGCTGGAGGACGTGGGCGAAGATTTGCGCTTCGCCGGTGAGCTGTTGTCCCAGCCCGGCAGCGACGCCGAGCACCGGCGCGAGTTGCGCGCCCTGCTGGAGGCGGTGGGTCAGTACAAGGTCATCGTCGCCTACGACGCGGAGGGGCGCGAGCGACTGCGCCTGTTGGACCGGCGCACCGGCAAGCAGGTGTCTCGCGGCGCCATCCTCCCGCAGATGGCGGAGGCGGCCCGGCGCGCCCTGCAGCGGCCTCCCGGTGACATCACCACGTCTCCACCGCTCGGAGAGGGCCAGGGCTGGCTGCGCGTCATGGCCACCGCGCTGCCCGTGGCCAAGGGCCGGCCCGCGGGCGCTGTCGCCGTGCTGGTGGACACGGAGACCTTCTTCACGCCGCTGCGCATCGTCACCTCGGACCCGGAGGCGCGACTGTTGCTGGTGGGCGCGCATGACCAGCCCACGTCCGCCAGCGATGCGAAGCTCGCGGACTGGTACCGGCGGTTGGACGCGGAAGGAATGCTCGTTCCGGGCTTCGCGTCGATGGCGGCGCGGATGAAGGAAGGTGAGCGCGGCACGCTCCCGCTCGGCGAGGACGAGGCGGAGCGGCTGGGGCTCGGGCGCGCGGAGGCCGTCGCCGTCTTCACGCCCATCCGCCTCCGGGGTGGCAACAACTGGGCGGCGGCCACGCTGGTGTCCACCGCCGCGCTGCGCTCTCACGAACAGGGGCTCGTCTGGAGGCTGGCGGGCGCGGCCCTGCTGGTGGCCCTCTTCCTGGTGACGTTCGCCGTGTACGTGGTGCTGGCCCAGCGCCGCGCGGCCGCCCTGCGCGAGAGCCGCCGCCACGCGGACCAGCTCGCCCACCTGCACGACAAGACGCAGAAGATTCTCGACCACATCCCCGCCGGAGTGCTCGCCCTCACCGAGGATGGCCGCATCAGCGCCGTCAACCAGGTGCTGCGTGCCCGCATGCCGGAGCGCGCAGTGGGCGCCCCGCTGGCCGCTGCCTTCCCCCAGGCCCCGGAAGCCGTGGTGTCCCGCCTGCGCGCGCTGGCGGAGGCCGCCGCCACCGAGGCGCGCCCCCACAGCCTGCTGGGCGAGCCGCTGGCCCTCTTCGGCGACGAGGGCCGCTTCAACCTGCACGCGGTGCCGTTGGAGGCGAGAGACCCGGACGTCCGCACGCTGCTGGTGGTGGAAGACCTGAGCAACGTGCGTGCGCTGGAGACGCAGCTGTTGCGCGCGGAGAAGCTGGCCACGGTGGGCGTGCTCGCCGCGGGCATCGCCCACGAGATTGGCACCCCGCTGGGCGTGGTGCGCGGGCGGGCGGAGTACGTGCTCGGCAAGCTGGGGTCGGGGCACCCACAGGGGCCCGGCATCGCGGTCATCATCGAGCAGATAGACAGGGTGAGCCGCACGCTGCGGCAGCTCCTGGACTTCTCGCGCCTGCAGCCCACGGCGGTGCGGCCGGTGTCGCTGGGGCCCATCGTCCGCGACGTGCACGAGCTGCTGCGCGTGGAGGCGGAGCGCCGCAAGGTGAGCCTGGAGCTGGACGTGCCGGACGCGCTGCCGACGCTGGCCGCGGACCCGGACCAACTGCAGCAAGTGTTGGTGAATCTGGCGCTCAACGCGTGTGACGCATGCGGCCCGGGTGGGCGGGTGAGGCTGGCGGCCTCCGGGCCGGATGGCTCGGCGGCGGGGACGTGGGGGCTGGTGTCGCTCACCGTGCGGGATGACGGCTGCGGTATTCCGCGCGAGAGCCTCAACCAGGTGTTCGACCCGTTCTTCACCACCAAGAAGCGGGGGCAGGGCACGGGGCTGGGCCTGACGATGGTGGCCCACGTCGTGCGCAACCATGGCGGGCGCATCGAGCTGGAGAGCGAGCCGGGGCAGGGGACCTGCGTCACCGTGCTGTGGCCCGCCACGCCGTCCGCCGTCGAGGAGCGACATGCCAGCTGA
- a CDS encoding TetR/AcrR family transcriptional regulator, with the protein MTHSGRKPDEGERYRAILETSARLICERGYEGTSMQEIAAACRMTKAGLYHHIQNKEQLLFAIMNYGMDVFEEQVLSRVQGIEDPVERLRACMRHNILLVTRGWSKEVIIILHEHATLTGEARAFIDARKKKYVDFLEEAFAQASAAGRIRPVDPTIGAFSFLGMVLWVYKWFKPDGRLSDDQIADGMVDMLFPPVVAAAVEGQPGTSSLRVVPRATGTDAADAASVAVPGAAPKEKP; encoded by the coding sequence GTGACGCACAGCGGGCGGAAGCCGGATGAGGGGGAGCGCTACCGGGCCATCCTCGAGACGTCGGCGCGGCTCATCTGCGAGCGCGGCTACGAGGGCACGTCGATGCAGGAGATCGCCGCCGCGTGCCGGATGACGAAGGCGGGGCTCTACCACCACATCCAGAACAAGGAGCAGCTCCTCTTCGCCATCATGAACTACGGGATGGACGTGTTCGAGGAGCAGGTCCTCTCGCGCGTGCAGGGCATCGAAGACCCGGTGGAGCGGCTGCGCGCGTGCATGCGCCACAACATCCTGCTGGTGACGCGGGGGTGGAGCAAGGAGGTCATCATCATCCTCCACGAGCACGCCACGCTGACGGGTGAGGCGCGCGCGTTCATCGACGCCCGGAAGAAGAAGTACGTGGACTTCCTGGAGGAGGCCTTCGCCCAGGCCTCGGCGGCGGGACGCATCCGCCCGGTGGACCCCACCATCGGCGCGTTCTCGTTCCTGGGCATGGTGCTGTGGGTCTACAAGTGGTTCAAGCCGGACGGGCGGCTCTCGGACGACCAGATCGCCGACGGCATGGTGGACATGCTCTTCCCGCCCGTCGTCGCGGCGGCCGTGGAGGGACAGCCGGGCACGTCGTCGTTGCGCGTGGTGCCCCGCGCCACCGGCACCGACGCGGCGGACGCGGCCTCGGTCGCAGTCCCGGGCGCGGCTCCGAAGGAGAAGCCGTGA
- a CDS encoding DUF6232 family protein translates to MMKPQAAVLLPNVLVFPQRPVAVAQPPPAEVPLFQAHGVLVTSDCVVARGRTQPLADVLRVESIRHSPSLRPVLATLALSMSVGLPLLSALSVAASAQRGLYEAGLVLLALAFFGSIARLLFAEDSYQVVVHTRDGAWRVLALQEARTSTRLTALIQEAAASAVRRR, encoded by the coding sequence ATGATGAAGCCACAGGCCGCGGTCCTGCTGCCCAATGTCCTCGTGTTTCCGCAGCGCCCGGTGGCGGTGGCACAGCCCCCTCCCGCCGAGGTGCCGTTGTTCCAGGCGCACGGAGTCCTCGTCACGTCCGACTGCGTGGTGGCCCGGGGCCGCACCCAGCCCCTCGCGGACGTGCTGCGCGTGGAGTCCATCCGTCACTCGCCGAGCCTGCGGCCCGTGCTGGCCACGCTCGCGCTGTCCATGAGCGTGGGGCTCCCATTGCTGTCCGCGCTGTCGGTCGCGGCCTCGGCGCAAAGAGGGCTCTACGAGGCCGGGCTGGTCCTGCTCGCGCTGGCCTTCTTCGGCTCCATCGCCCGGCTCCTCTTCGCGGAGGACTCGTACCAGGTGGTGGTGCACACTCGGGACGGAGCGTGGAGGGTGCTCGCCCTCCAGGAGGCCCGGACGAGCACGCGGCTGACGGCGCTGATTCAGGAAGCGGCGGCCTCGGCGGTGCGGCGGCGCTGA
- a CDS encoding hydroxymethylglutaryl-CoA synthase family protein codes for MKKRVGIEALAVAVPSRYVDIEDLARARGVDPAKFTSGLGAKEMAVTDPGEDTVALAASAAARLIKQQDVDPSRIGMLVVGTETGIDHSKPVASHVQGLLKLPRTMRTYDTQHACYGGTAGLMAATEWIASGAGAGKVAIVVCSDIARYGLNTAGEPTQGGGAVALLVSEQPDLLALDVGLNGVCTMDVYDFWRPVGRREALVDGHYSINCYLEALSGAYRGWREKAVAAGLVRWSGTMPGEQLARIAYHVPFCKMARKAHAQLRLCDLEDAVGPGPGTPEARDEVAKSQASYDAQVASSLGLNARIGNVYTASLYLALAGLMQREGAQLAGQRIGLLSYGSGCMAEFYSGVVGEKAAERMARADLASVLAKRERVSIEEYERLMKLPADAPEPVAAAPGAFRLQEIREHKRLYAEGVTGSAG; via the coding sequence ATGAAGAAACGCGTGGGAATCGAAGCGTTGGCGGTGGCGGTGCCGTCCCGGTACGTGGACATCGAGGACCTGGCGCGGGCGCGCGGGGTGGACCCGGCGAAGTTCACCTCGGGCCTGGGCGCGAAGGAGATGGCCGTCACGGACCCCGGCGAGGACACCGTGGCGCTGGCGGCCTCCGCGGCCGCGCGGCTCATCAAGCAGCAGGACGTGGACCCCTCCCGCATCGGCATGCTGGTGGTGGGCACGGAGACGGGCATCGACCACTCGAAGCCCGTGGCCTCGCACGTCCAGGGCCTGCTGAAGCTGCCCCGCACCATGCGCACCTACGACACGCAGCACGCGTGCTACGGCGGCACGGCGGGGCTGATGGCGGCGACGGAGTGGATTGCCTCCGGCGCGGGCGCGGGCAAGGTGGCCATCGTCGTGTGCTCGGACATCGCCCGGTACGGGCTGAACACCGCGGGCGAGCCCACGCAGGGCGGCGGCGCGGTGGCGCTGCTCGTCTCCGAGCAGCCGGACTTGCTGGCGCTGGACGTGGGCCTCAACGGCGTGTGCACGATGGACGTGTATGACTTCTGGAGGCCCGTGGGCCGCCGGGAGGCGCTGGTGGACGGGCACTACTCCATCAACTGCTACCTGGAGGCGCTGTCCGGCGCGTACCGCGGCTGGCGCGAGAAGGCCGTGGCGGCGGGGCTGGTGCGCTGGTCGGGGACGATGCCGGGCGAGCAGCTCGCGCGCATCGCCTACCACGTGCCCTTCTGCAAGATGGCGCGCAAGGCGCACGCGCAACTGCGGCTGTGTGACCTGGAGGACGCGGTGGGCCCGGGCCCCGGGACGCCTGAGGCGCGCGACGAGGTCGCGAAGTCGCAGGCGAGCTACGACGCGCAGGTGGCCTCGTCGCTGGGGCTGAACGCGCGCATCGGCAACGTGTACACGGCGTCGCTGTACCTGGCGCTCGCGGGCTTGATGCAGCGCGAGGGCGCGCAGCTCGCGGGGCAGCGGATTGGCCTGCTGTCGTACGGCAGCGGCTGCATGGCGGAGTTCTACTCGGGTGTCGTTGGCGAGAAGGCCGCGGAGCGGATGGCGCGCGCGGACCTGGCGTCGGTGCTGGCGAAGCGCGAGCGCGTCTCCATCGAGGAGTACGAGCGGCTGATGAAGCTGCCCGCGGATGCGCCCGAGCCCGTGGCCGCGGCTCCGGGAGCGTTCCGGCTCCAGGAGATTCGTGAGCACAAGCGGCTGTACGCAGAAGGCGTCACTGGCTCAGCGGGGTAG
- a CDS encoding DNA-binding response regulator: MESSRTARALLVGGDASLSSLLTDVLGELGIALELDGPGLAVRPDLVLVHVERGEGIQRLLARARELMGQGPLIVLVPFADERLVQLALRLGARDCFALGRPLEELRRMLREHLPAARGSTLTSSGGAVPPSSGDDS; this comes from the coding sequence GTGGAGTCTTCGCGCACAGCCCGGGCCCTCCTGGTGGGAGGGGATGCCTCGCTCAGCTCGCTCCTGACGGACGTGCTGGGGGAGCTGGGCATCGCCCTGGAGTTGGATGGACCTGGGCTGGCGGTGCGGCCCGACCTCGTGCTGGTGCACGTGGAGCGGGGCGAGGGCATCCAGCGACTGCTGGCCCGGGCCCGGGAGCTGATGGGCCAGGGGCCGCTCATCGTGCTGGTGCCGTTCGCGGATGAGCGGCTGGTGCAGCTCGCGCTGCGGCTGGGGGCGCGGGACTGCTTCGCGCTGGGCCGTCCGCTGGAGGAGCTGCGCCGGATGCTGCGGGAACACCTGCCCGCCGCGCGGGGCTCCACGTTGACCTCTTCCGGCGGGGCCGTGCCGCCGTCCTCAGGAGACGATTCATGA
- a CDS encoding CoA-transferase subunit beta — MSACLDATPAETVVALLARQIDDGAVVATGVASPLAILAIAVARATHAPGLTYLACVGSLDPDLPTLLPSSEDLGYLDGRSAEITIPDLFDHARRGRVDTVFFGAAEVDATGSTNMTASGSLERPRTKFPGVAGAATLRQWVKRPVLLVPRQSRRNLVPEVQVATTRDPRRPTMLISDLGVFELGADGARLLARHPWTTEEMLTERTGFAFRVPESLPVTPLPDARTLAAIRAIDPREQRNQLVGA; from the coding sequence ATGAGTGCCTGTCTCGATGCGACTCCGGCGGAGACGGTGGTTGCGCTCCTGGCGCGGCAGATTGACGACGGCGCCGTGGTGGCCACGGGCGTGGCCTCGCCGCTCGCCATCCTCGCGATTGCGGTGGCGCGGGCCACGCATGCGCCGGGCCTGACGTACCTGGCCTGCGTCGGCTCGTTGGATCCGGACCTCCCCACGTTGCTCCCCTCCTCCGAGGACCTGGGCTACCTGGATGGGCGCTCGGCGGAAATCACCATTCCGGACCTCTTCGACCATGCGCGGCGCGGGCGCGTGGACACCGTCTTCTTCGGCGCGGCGGAAGTCGATGCCACCGGCAGCACCAACATGACCGCCAGCGGCAGCCTGGAGCGGCCGCGCACGAAGTTCCCCGGCGTGGCGGGCGCGGCCACCCTGCGCCAGTGGGTGAAGCGGCCGGTGCTCCTGGTGCCCCGGCAGTCCCGCCGCAACCTCGTGCCCGAGGTGCAGGTCGCCACCACGAGGGACCCGCGCCGGCCCACGATGCTCATCTCCGACCTGGGCGTCTTCGAGCTCGGCGCCGACGGGGCCCGCCTGCTGGCGCGCCACCCGTGGACGACGGAGGAGATGCTGACGGAGCGCACCGGCTTCGCCTTCCGCGTGCCCGAGTCGCTCCCCGTCACCCCGCTGCCGGACGCGCGCACGCTGGCGGCCATTCGAGCCATCGACCCGCGCGAGCAGCGCAACCAGCTCGTCGGCGCCTGA
- a CDS encoding sigma-54-dependent transcriptional regulator, whose product MPAEGRILVVDDHVEMGRMLREPLTDEGYTVDLATGGEEAVRLVRSRLYDAVLSDLRMEKVDGLDVLEAVHAVDPEVPVLLMTAFGGVESAVEAMKRGAYHYFTKPFRLDEVLVFLKRALAERRLRAENRALRQAAAERSSLGALVGRSAPMRALYELIGRVAHSGAAVLLRGESGSGKELVARALHFEGPRATGPFVAVNCTALPHDLLESELFGHVKGAFTGATSARRGLFVEADRGTLFLDEIGDMPMELQARLLRVLEDGEVRAVGADASRTVDVRIIAATHQDLEARVREGRFRADLFYRLNVVTLRLPALRERREDIPLLVEHFVTRARARNPRSPVQALAPDVVAALAAMPWPGNVRELENLVERLVVLAPGETVGLEDLRPHLPPDALEALPLALAQQELWPLRRLEAEYIAWMVTRCGGNKTRAAELLGIDVSTIHRRERERG is encoded by the coding sequence ATGCCAGCTGAGGGACGCATCCTGGTCGTCGACGACCACGTGGAGATGGGGCGCATGCTGCGCGAGCCCCTCACCGACGAGGGCTACACGGTGGACCTGGCCACGGGCGGCGAGGAGGCCGTGCGGCTCGTGCGCTCGCGCCTGTATGACGCCGTGCTGTCCGACCTGCGCATGGAGAAGGTGGACGGCCTGGACGTGCTGGAGGCCGTGCACGCGGTGGACCCCGAAGTGCCGGTGCTGCTGATGACGGCCTTCGGCGGGGTGGAGAGCGCGGTGGAGGCGATGAAGCGCGGCGCCTACCACTACTTCACCAAGCCCTTCCGGCTGGACGAGGTGCTCGTCTTCCTGAAGCGGGCGCTGGCGGAGCGGCGGCTGCGCGCGGAGAACCGGGCCCTTCGTCAGGCCGCGGCCGAGCGCAGCAGCCTGGGTGCACTCGTCGGCCGCAGCGCGCCCATGCGGGCCCTGTATGAGCTCATCGGCCGGGTGGCGCACTCGGGCGCGGCGGTGCTGCTGCGCGGCGAGAGCGGCAGCGGCAAGGAGCTGGTGGCGCGGGCGCTGCACTTCGAGGGGCCGCGCGCCACCGGGCCCTTCGTCGCCGTCAACTGCACCGCGCTGCCGCATGACCTGCTGGAGAGCGAGCTGTTCGGCCACGTGAAGGGTGCCTTCACCGGGGCCACGTCGGCACGGCGGGGCCTCTTCGTGGAGGCGGACCGGGGCACGCTGTTCCTGGACGAGATTGGCGACATGCCCATGGAGCTGCAGGCCCGCCTGCTGCGCGTGCTGGAGGATGGCGAGGTGCGCGCGGTGGGCGCGGATGCCAGCCGCACCGTGGACGTGCGCATCATCGCCGCCACGCACCAGGACCTGGAGGCGCGCGTGCGCGAGGGCCGCTTCCGCGCGGACCTCTTCTACCGCCTCAACGTCGTCACGCTTCGCCTGCCCGCGCTGCGAGAGCGCCGCGAGGACATCCCCCTGCTGGTGGAGCACTTCGTCACCCGCGCCCGGGCCCGCAACCCGCGCTCGCCGGTGCAGGCCCTGGCCCCCGACGTGGTGGCCGCGCTGGCCGCCATGCCCTGGCCGGGCAACGTGCGCGAGCTGGAGAACCTGGTGGAGCGGCTGGTGGTGCTCGCACCGGGAGAGACGGTGGGGCTGGAGGACCTGCGCCCGCACCTTCCCCCGGATGCGCTGGAGGCACTGCCGCTGGCGCTCGCCCAGCAGGAGCTGTGGCCGCTGCGCCGCCTGGAGGCGGAGTACATCGCGTGGATGGTGACTCGCTGCGGTGGCAACAAGACGCGCGCGGCGGAGCTGCTGGGCATTGACGTGTCCACCATCCACCGTCGCGAGCGCGAGCGCGGGTAG